The Planctomycetaceae bacterium genome includes the window TGACGGAACATTTTGCTGCAATCGCTCCCGATAGATGCGAAAGAAGTACTGCTGTTCCACGTATTCTTCGCGATCAAGCATGGGATGATTTTTCGGTGCTGGAGTCAGGTGATTCGGAACCCGGTTGACCAGAGGAAATCTGATGTGACATCCGGGAATCGTCGGCAGACCGAGAGGCAGGCGATTCAGCCTCATTCGTTGTTTCTGTGGAAGCCTGCCTTTGTGCTCTGAGAATCTGCATCCGATCGATCGTCATCGCCATCAGCGCCAAACCGATCACAACGATCAGTTCCACTGCGAGAAGGCGGTTCGCGTTGGCATCGAGCCATTGCGCGAGCGGCGCTTTCTGGTCACTGAATAACAAGGCAATCAACGATAAGATGGTGATGATGAATACTGCTGTTGCGGGAACAATCAGTTTGAACAACAAACCGGGACGAGAACCTGGTCCGCGCATGGCATCTCACATTTCATCGAACATGCAAAAACAGGCAATGAACAAGTCAATGCGTGAAGACAGATAATCCGCTGAGCTGAACAGTCAACAGGGCAAAATTCACGACAGGGCAGAACTCACAACGGGTCAGAATTCACGACTGGGCGGGCAAATTCCGTGGGGCTTCAATCGCCGAAGAAATCCTGAAAGCGTTGAGTGATTTCCTCGGGTGACAGATCTTCCACGTGCGTCGCCACGGTCCATACATGGCCCCACGGATCGGTCAGTGTGCCTGAGCGATCTCCGTAGAACTGATCGCACAAGGGCCGAAGTTCGGTGCCGCCGGCTTCAATGGCCGCCGCAAACACTTCGTCGACATTCGGAACGTAAATTAACAGACTGACGGTGGTCCCCCCGCGTGTTTGAGGCCCCAGAAAATCCATTTCGGGATGTTCATCCGCCAGCATCACGTGGGAATTGCCAATTCGGATTTCGCCGTGGCTGATTCGGCCTTCCGGATCCTGCAATCTCAGAACCTCTTCAGCACCAAAGGCTCGCTGATAAAACTCAATCGCCTCTGACGCACCTTTAATCAGCAGGTACGGGGTGACCGAATGATAGCCGCTGGGAATCGGAGAAACCGGGGTGTTCACGGAGTTGGTTCCTTCGCGAAAAGAACTACGGAAGACGCTGCGGGAAATTGATGCAGCCATAGTGTACGATCTGTGACCTGTTTCGAAAGCCACTTCCGGCGTCTCTGAGCACTCCCTCAGAATTGATGTTCGAATGCGGCGGTCCTGAATTTGACTGATCCGCAGTCCTGAATTCTCAGGCGTGCTTGTATTCACTGCGACTTACCGATCCACGGCGCCATTTTCTCATGATGACAATTTCTGATTTAAGATTCTGCTGGCAGAATGAGGAATCGCCGCAAGGCGACGAGCTGGACAGGCTTCCGGGGTCCGGATTCGAACTGGTCATCCCTTCACTTGTCGTTGCTGACAGCACAATCGCCGCCGTAACAGGACCCAGCGGATGTGGGAAAACCACGCTGCTGAATCTCATTGCGGGTATCCTGCGACCAATATCAGGCACCATCGTCGTGGATAGCTGCGATGTCTGTCATATGTCCGAAGCCCTGCGCCGCGATTTTCGACTGCGGCAGATCGGGATGGTTTTTCAGGACTTTCAGTTGATCAATTATCTGTCCGTTGTGGAGAACGTATTACTGCCGTGCCGCTTGTCACGAAAATCCACGATTACAGCAGAGCAAAGAACGCGGGCGACCGATCTTCTGGCCTCAGTTG containing:
- a CDS encoding VOC family protein, whose translation is MAASISRSVFRSSFREGTNSVNTPVSPIPSGYHSVTPYLLIKGASEAIEFYQRAFGAEEVLRLQDPEGRISHGEIRIGNSHVMLADEHPEMDFLGPQTRGGTTVSLLIYVPNVDEVFAAAIEAGGTELRPLCDQFYGDRSGTLTDPWGHVWTVATHVEDLSPEEITQRFQDFFGD
- a CDS encoding ABC transporter ATP-binding protein; its protein translation is MMTISDLRFCWQNEESPQGDELDRLPGSGFELVIPSLVVADSTIAAVTGPSGCGKTTLLNLIAGILRPISGTIVVDSCDVCHMSEALRRDFRLRQIGMVFQDFQLINYLSVVENVLLPCRLSRKSTITAEQRTRATDLLASVGLADKSKRPVTRLSQGERQRVAICRALIRQPSLILADEPTGNLDPVNSRQILELLIRQARAVDATLLMVTHDHGQLDVFDRRIEMEQFFVGSQAASGEQCPC